A window of Nomascus leucogenys isolate Asia chromosome X, Asia_NLE_v1, whole genome shotgun sequence contains these coding sequences:
- the LOC100605653 gene encoding putative transcription factor SPT20 homolog-like 2, translated as MTTGSKSDSEEVPIIKLRSDGCRAVTVAIAVKCPRSTLDRKPFKDYSPQGISHIQRHPSMLQRLRAADPEVQRVSLAPRKPEKQGAPGICGVRQVRTRADGAQSLTPALPFISGAALRDAKPRPRQSPLRYRCFQKPSNRLGHTDAKPGHKDDPSGTDVSRNPQIDWINKTAVIPPCFTNAHAFSLLLGALLSVTMDRDLEQALDRAENITEIAQQRPPRRRYSPRVGKTLQEKLYDIYVEECGKEPEDPQELRSNVNSLEKLVRRESLPCLLVNLYPGNQGYSVMLQREDGSFAETIRLPYDERALLDYLDAEELPPALGDVLDKASVNIFHSGCVIVEVRDYRQSSNMQPPGYQSRHILLRPTMQTLAHDVKTMTRDGQKWSQEDRFPLESQLILATAEPLCLDPSVAVACTAHRLLYNKQKMNTDPTKQCLQRYSWPSVKPQQEQSDCPPPPELRVSTSGQKEERKAGQPCEPNIAKAGSCVDMWKCRPCDCDLAVPSEVDVEKIAKGYQSVTAADPQLPVWPAQEVEDPFGFAWEAGCQAWDTKPNITQSFNDPFFSGEIQLHKKARQKSQKSPWQPFPDDHSACLRPGSETDAGRAVSQAQESVQSKVKGPGKMSHSSSGPASVSQLSSRKTPEQPEPVWVQSSVLGKGEKHPPPRTQLPSSSGKFSSGNSFPPQQAGSSLKRPFPAAAAAAAAGAAAVGAAPSHSQKPSVPLIQASRRHPAAQPPTRFVKIAPAIQVRTGSTGLRAINVEGPVQGAYALGSSFKPVQAPGSGGPAPAGISGSGLQSSGGPLPGARPGAVQASSPAPLQFFLNTPEGLKPLTLLQVPQGSVVLTGRQQQFHQLVSLQQLQQPTAAHPPQPGPQGSALGLRTQGQAFPAQQFLNVNLTGAGSGLQPQPQAAVLVLLGSAQVPQQGVQLPSVLRQQPWLLQPQQQPQQIQLQTQQLRVPQQPVFLATGAVQIVQPHPGGQAASQSVGQTKGGKPTPPGP; from the exons ATGACCACAGGTAGTAAGAGTGATTCTGAGGAGGTGCCCATAATCAAG CTCAGAAGTGATGGGTGTAGAGCAGTAACTGTAGCTATAGCTGTTAAGTGTCCAAGGAGCACACTGGATAGGAAACCATTTAAAGACTACAGCCCACAGGGCATCAGCCACATCCAGAGACATCCCAGCATGCTCCAAAGAT TGCGGGCAGCAGACCCAGAAGTGCAGCGAGTGAGCCTTGCACCCAGGAAGCCAGAGAAGCAGGGGGCGCCTGGAATCTGCGGTGTGCGGCAAGTGCGCACGCGCGCAGACGGCGCTCAGTCGCTGACCCCGGCCCTCCCGTTCATTTCCGGTGCAGCACTCAGAGACGCGAAGCCCAGGCCACGACAATCACCCCTGAGGTACCGATGTTTTCAGAAACCCTCAAACAGATTGG GCCACACAGACGCGAAACCCGGCCACAAGGACGACCCCTCAGGTACCGATGTTTCCAGAAACCCTCAAATAGACTGG ATTAATAAGACAGCCGTGATTCCACCCTGCTTCACCAACGCACATGCGTTTTCTCTCCTCTTAGGGGCCCTGCTTTCTGTTACAATGGATCGAGATTTAGAACAGGCTCTGGATCGTGCAGAGAATATCACTGAAATTGCCCAACAGAGACCTCCTAGAAGGAGATACTCACCTAGGGTGGGAAAAACTCTACAGGAAAAACTTTATGACATTTATGTTGAAGAATGTGGAAAAGAGCCTGAGGATCCTCAGGAATTGAGAAGCAATGTAAACTCGTTAGAAAAGCTTGTTAGGAGAGAGTCCTTGCCATGTTTACTGGTCAATCTATACCCAGGCAATCAGGGGTATTCTGTGATGCTCCAGAGAGAAGATGGGTCCTTTGCAGAGACCATTCGGTTGCCTTATGATGAAAGGGCATTGCTCGACTACTTGGATGCAGAAGAATTACCCCCTGCTTTGGGTGATGTCCTGGATAAAGCTTCGGTTAACATTTTTCATAGTGGGTGTGTCATAGTAGAAGTTCGTGACTACAGGCAGTCCAGTAATATGCAACCTCCTGGTTACCAAAGCAGGCATATTCTCTTACGTCCAACGATGCAGACTTTAGCCCATGATGTGAAGACGATGACAAGAGATGGCCAGAAATGGAGCCAGGAAGACAGATTTCCGCTTGAGAGTCAACTGATCTTAGCAACAGCTGAACCACTGTGTCTTGATCCTTCTGTAGCAGTCGCCTGCACTGCACACAGGCTGCTGTACAACAAGCAAAAGATGAATACCGACCCGACGAAACAGTGCCTCCAGAGGTATTCGTGGCCCTCTGTAAAGCCACAGCAGGAGCAATCTGACTGTCCACCTCCTCCTGAGCTGAGAGTGTCGACTTCTggccaaaaagaagaaagaaaagcggGTCAGCCTTGTGAGCCGAACATTGCTAAAGCAGGAAGTTGTGTAGACATGTGGAAATGCAGACCCTGTGACTGTGATTTGGCCGTGCCTTCAGaagtggatgtggagaaaattgCTAAAGGGTATCAGTCCGTCACAGCTGCTGACCCACAGCTCCCAGTCTGGccagcccaggaggtagaagacCCTTTCGGATTTGCATGGGAAGCTGGCTGTCAGGCCTGGGACACCAAGCCAAACATCACGCAGTCGTTTAATGATCCGTTTTTCAGTGGTGAAATACAGCTACATAAAAAAGCCAGGCAGAAGAGCCAGAAGTCTCCCTGGCAGCCCTTCCCAGATGACCATTCAGCTTGTCTCAGGCCTGGGTCAGAGACTGATGCTGGGAGGGCAGTGAGTCAGGCCCAGGAATCGGTGCAGAGCAAAGTCAAAGGTCCAGGCAAGATGTCACACAGCTCCAGTGGCCCAGCCAGTGTCAGTCAGCTCTCTTCACGGAAAACACCAGAACAGCCTGAGCCTGTGTGGGTCCAGTCTTCAGtattggggaagggagagaaacatCCACCTCCCCGCACCCAACTTCCCTCAAGCTCAGGAAAGTTTTCCTCAGGTAACAGTTTTCCCCCACAACAGGCAGGCAGTTCTCTTAAGCGTCcatttcctgctgctgctgctgctgctgctgctggggcgGCGGCGGTGGGGGCAGCACCAAGTCATTCTCAGAAGCCCTCTGTGCCTCTCATTCAAGCTAGCAGGCGCCATCCAGCTGCCCAGCCCCCCACCAGATTCGTAAAAATAGCCCCAGCCATTCAGGTCAGGACAGGCTCCACTGGCCTAAGGGCCATCAACGTGGAGGGCCCGGTCCAGGGAGCCTACGCTTTGGGGAGCAGTTTCAAGCCTGTGCAGGCCCCTGGCTCGGGTGGCCCGGCTCCTGCAGGAATCAGTGGCAGTGGCCTTCAGTCCTCAGGAGGTCCACTCCCAGGTGCAAGGCCCGGTGCAGTGCAGGCATCTTCTCCAGCACCCCTTCAGTTTTTCCTGAATACTCCCGAAGGTCTCAAGCCTCTGACACTCCTCCAGGTTCCGCAGGGCTCGGTGGTTCTGACCGGCCGGCAGCAGCAGTTCCATCAGCTGGTTTCCCTGCAGCAGCTCCAGCAGCCCACAGCTGCTCACCCTCCTCAGCCAGGGCCACAGGGTTCCGCACTAGGTTTGAGGACTCAAGGGCAGGCCTTCCCTGCTCAGCAATTTCTTAACGTGAACCTCACTGGAGCAGGTAGTGgtctgcagccccagccccaggctgctGTGTTGGTTTTGCTTGGCTCTGCCCAGGTTCCTCAGCAGGGTGTCCAGCTCCCCTCTGTCTTGAGGCAGCAGCCATGGCTGCTGCAGCCACAACAACAGCCACAGCAGATCCAGCTCCAGACTCAGCAGTTGAGAGTCCCACAGCAGCCAGTGTTTTTGGCAACAGGCGCTGTTCAGATAGTGCAGCCACATCCAGGTGGGCAAGCAGCAAGCCAGTCGGTAGGTCAGACGAAGGGAGGCAAGCCAACCCCTCCAGGGCCCTGA